The DNA sequence TTTTCAAAGAAAGATGCATATAAAAGCAGATAGCGGTCGTCCGGGTGAAGGTTCAAACATGACTGGAAAATCTGGTGCGAAGAAAATTATTATTGTACCACCGGGGACTCAGATCATAGATATGGAAAGTGGTGAGATCCTACTTGATATGGTAGAAGACGGTCAAGAAGCAAAATTTTTAGAAGGTGGAAAAGGTGGACTTGGTAATACTCACTTTAAATCACCTACAAACCAAAGACCGACATATGCGCAACCTGGACAAAAAGGTGAAACAAGAAATATCAAGTTAGAGTTAAAACTTATTGCCGATGTAGGTCTTGTAGGTTTTCCAAACGTTGGAAAGTCAACTTTAATTTCTACAGTCTCAAATGCTCGTCCAGAGATTGCAAACTATGAATTTACAACGCTTACACCAAAACTTGGACAGGTAAATATCGGAGATTATGAGTCATTTATTATGGCAGATATTCCAGGGATTATCGGTGGAGCACATGAAGGTAAAGGTTTAGGAATTCAGTTTCTTCGTCACATTGAAAGAACTAAAACACTTTTATTTATGATCGACCTTGCTTCATACCGTGATCTAAAAGAACAAATAGAAGTTCTTCAAGACGAAGTGGCACAGTTTTCTGAGAAACTTGGAACTTCAAAATTTGCGATTGCACTTACTCGTGTTGATATCATTAATCCTGAGGATATTAATGAACTTGTAAGTGGTTTTATTGAAATGATGGGACTTACTCCAAGTAACAAATCTGATTTTGACTTTGATCAAAACTTACCGTATTATATTCAAGAAGACGTTGATGAAACATTAGGATACGATAGTTCTAAACCGTATTTCATTTTACCGATTTCATCTGCTACACATAAAAATATTGAAGGGCTGAAGTATGCCCTGTTTAATTTAGTTCAAAG is a window from the Sulfurimonas sp. C5 genome containing:
- the obgE gene encoding GTPase ObgE, translating into MFTDSVELTVSSGKGGAGCVAFRREKFVLNGGPNGGDGGKGGDIWFKCDNNTHTLSHFQRKMHIKADSGRPGEGSNMTGKSGAKKIIIVPPGTQIIDMESGEILLDMVEDGQEAKFLEGGKGGLGNTHFKSPTNQRPTYAQPGQKGETRNIKLELKLIADVGLVGFPNVGKSTLISTVSNARPEIANYEFTTLTPKLGQVNIGDYESFIMADIPGIIGGAHEGKGLGIQFLRHIERTKTLLFMIDLASYRDLKEQIEVLQDEVAQFSEKLGTSKFAIALTRVDIINPEDINELVSGFIEMMGLTPSNKSDFDFDQNLPYYIQEDVDETLGYDSSKPYFILPISSATHKNIEGLKYALFNLVQSDRKK